Proteins encoded together in one Rubripirellula reticaptiva window:
- a CDS encoding anti-sigma factor family protein, which yields MHEDLLGYLLGALEPHEMRRVDQWLRDDPEARRQLADVERLLKPLEEAPPVELPPPDLIARTMASLPSLPPVDSTGRSDRSGSSSPADAAPVLVSMQANLDSSDHRGWTWLDWVASASAAAVLLALLLPSIAEGRFEARKVACQDQLRQLGTAITHFVTRNEQSRLPAVSSSGPEAFAGVYAVRLRDAGLLDDEQIRWCPSLDLPASASDMPSTDLVSVQELHVAPLDRLREIQQFAGGHYAYTLGVVEKDHLTSPRFESRSSFAVMSDAPLAGIATESSLAGSNLAGSIGHGGVGINVLYEDGRIQFLQVASLASIPDHPLLNNRGEGEAGVNVDDASLAPSWRPPFVNVRQR from the coding sequence ATGCACGAAGATCTTCTTGGCTACTTGCTTGGCGCATTAGAACCGCATGAAATGCGACGCGTCGACCAATGGTTGAGGGACGACCCCGAGGCTCGTCGCCAACTGGCCGATGTCGAGCGACTGCTCAAGCCGCTCGAAGAAGCACCGCCGGTCGAGTTGCCGCCTCCGGATTTGATCGCTCGCACGATGGCAAGCTTGCCGTCATTGCCGCCGGTCGATTCCACCGGCCGGAGTGATCGTTCCGGTTCGAGTTCACCGGCTGACGCGGCACCTGTTTTGGTTTCAATGCAGGCTAATCTGGATTCGTCCGATCATCGAGGTTGGACTTGGTTGGATTGGGTTGCCAGTGCGTCGGCGGCGGCGGTGCTGCTGGCACTGTTATTACCGTCGATTGCCGAAGGTCGTTTCGAAGCTCGAAAAGTTGCCTGCCAAGATCAACTGCGCCAACTTGGCACGGCGATCACTCACTTCGTGACCCGTAACGAGCAATCCCGTTTGCCGGCGGTTTCTAGTTCGGGACCGGAAGCGTTTGCAGGTGTCTATGCGGTTCGGTTGCGAGACGCAGGATTGTTGGACGACGAGCAAATTCGATGGTGTCCATCATTGGACCTGCCTGCCTCGGCTTCCGACATGCCGTCGACCGATCTGGTGTCGGTCCAGGAACTGCACGTCGCGCCGCTGGACCGTTTGCGAGAGATCCAGCAGTTCGCTGGCGGTCATTACGCATACACGTTGGGCGTGGTCGAGAAAGATCATTTGACGTCGCCACGTTTTGAATCGCGATCCAGTTTTGCGGTGATGTCAGATGCTCCGCTGGCTGGAATTGCCACCGAATCAAGTTTGGCAGGATCCAACTTGGCTGGTTCAATTGGACATGGTGGTGTTGGCATTAATGTGCTTTACGAAGATGGGCGAATCCAGTTTCTGCAAGTTGCATCTTTGGCGTCGATTCCGGATCACCCGCTGTTGAATAATCGTGGCGAGGGCGAAGCGGGCGTGAATGTTGATGACGCTTCGTTGGCACCGAGTTGGCGGCCACC
- a CDS encoding RNA polymerase sigma factor, with amino-acid sequence MNASTKIAAVEMPTVEHEIDGAIQSDVSDESLIAQYRKSGDRGLYETLMRRYEREIYSYLRRYIGDAELAEDAFQGTFLQVHLKCHQFDPVRRFRPWLYAIATNQAIDVQRRNKRHRMVSLDRTAVTDKDGSGGGWSEKLVGDSPDPLIVATEQENSRWIHESVASLGESMQQVVQLVYYQGMKYREAADVLGIPVGTVKSRLHAAVQRLGLLWDESHEGSDSQ; translated from the coding sequence ATGAACGCATCGACTAAGATCGCTGCCGTGGAAATGCCCACTGTCGAACATGAAATCGATGGGGCGATCCAAAGTGACGTTTCGGATGAAAGCTTGATTGCACAGTACCGAAAATCGGGCGACCGTGGCTTATACGAAACGCTGATGCGTCGGTACGAACGAGAAATCTACAGCTATCTTCGACGCTACATTGGCGATGCGGAACTAGCAGAAGACGCGTTTCAGGGCACTTTCTTGCAGGTCCACCTGAAATGCCACCAGTTTGACCCGGTGCGGCGATTCCGGCCTTGGCTGTACGCAATCGCGACCAACCAGGCGATCGACGTCCAGCGCCGAAATAAGCGTCACAGGATGGTTAGTCTGGATCGTACCGCGGTCACTGACAAAGACGGGTCGGGTGGTGGTTGGTCTGAAAAGTTGGTGGGTGATTCGCCTGATCCGCTGATCGTCGCGACCGAGCAGGAAAATAGCCGCTGGATCCATGAATCGGTCGCGTCGCTTGGCGAATCGATGCAGCAAGTTGTGCAGTTAGTTTACTACCAGGGCATGAAGTACCGCGAAGCGGCTGATGTGCTGGGGATTCCTGTGGGAACCGTCAAAAGCCGTCTGCACGCTGCGGTCCAGCGACTGGGGCTGTTGTGGGACGAAAGCCACGAAGGCAGCGACAGCCAGTAG